From a region of the Theobroma cacao cultivar B97-61/B2 chromosome 8, Criollo_cocoa_genome_V2, whole genome shotgun sequence genome:
- the LOC18592709 gene encoding dehydrogenase/reductase SDR family member 12 isoform X2, which produces MKNATLHIEIHLSIRALTMFFLKTWRASVFGVYGYLNFTRNGFLEHSKKFQPEDMQMRIEGKNCIVTGANSGIGFATAEGLASRGGTVYLVCRNKERGEAALSKIQSSTGNQNVHLEICDLSSISEIKSFASRFSSKDVPVHVLVNNAGVLEQKRVTTSEGFELNFAVNVLGNYATTELMLPLLEKAAPDARVITVSSGGMYTAPLTSDLQMSSDGNFDGLEQYARNKRVQVALTEKWPDMYKNKGIGFYSMHPGWAETPGVAKSLPGFNKSSFICCPFPHNKCTAGFREISELVKRVRTQLYGWLYSLKRSWYLVVSTLIGLKHLNT; this is translated from the exons ATGAAAAATGCAACATTGCACATTGAAATTCACCTATCCATTAGAGCACTAACCATGTTCTTTCTCAAG ACGTGGAGAGCATCTGTATTTGGAGTTTACGGGTACTTGAATTTCACCAGAAATGGATTCTT GGAGCACTCCAAGAAATTCCAACCAGAAGATATGCAAATGCGGATAGAGGGGAAGAACTGCATAGTCACAGGAGCAAATTCTGGCATTGGCTTTGCAACTGCCGAGGGTCTTGCATCACG TGGGGGAACTGTCTATTTGGTGTGCCGTAACAAGGAGAGGGGAGAAGCtgctctttcaaaaattcaGTCTTCAACAGGCAATCAAAATGTTCATTTGGAG ATTTGCGATCTTTCATCCATCAGTGAGATCAAGTCATTTGCATCCAGATTCTCTTCAAAGGATGTTCCAGTTCATGTTCTT GTCAACAATGCTGGAGTGCTAGAGCAAAAACGAGTCACCACATCTGAAGG ATTTGAGTTGAACTTTGCTGTAAATGTATTGGGCAATTATGCCACAACGGAATTAATGTTGCCTTTGCTGGAGAAAGCTGCACCTGATGCTCGAGTCATCACAGTTTCCTCTGGTGGAATGTACACTGCTCCCTTGACCAGTGATCTGCagatg TCTAGtgatggaaattttgatgggTTAGAGCAATACGCTAGAAACAAGCGAGTTCAG GTGGCGCTAACAGAAAAATGGCCTGACATGTACAAGAACAAAGGGATTGGGTTCTACTCAATGCACCCAGGTTGGGCTGAGACACCTGGAGTAGCTAAGAGTTTACCTGGTTTTAACAAAAG CTCTTTCATTTGTTGTCCTTTTCCCCATAATAAATGTACTGCAGGTTTTCGGGAAATTTCAGAACTAGTGAAGAGGGTGCGGACACAGTTATATGGTTGGCTTTACAGCCTAAAGAGAAGTTGGTATCTGGTGGTTTCTACTTTGATAGGGCTGAAGCACCTAAACACCTAA
- the LOC18592709 gene encoding dehydrogenase/reductase SDR family member 12 isoform X1, which produces MKNATLHIEIHLSIRALTMFFLKTWRASVFGVYGYLNFTRNGFLEHSKKFQPEDMQMRIEGKNCIVTGANSGIGFATAEGLASRGGTVYLVCRNKERGEAALSKIQSSTGNQNVHLEICDLSSISEIKSFASRFSSKDVPVHVLVNNAGVLEQKRVTTSEGFELNFAVNVLGNYATTELMLPLLEKAAPDARVITVSSGGMYTAPLTSDLQMSSDGNFDGLEQYARNKRVQVALTEKWPDMYKNKGIGFYSMHPGWAETPGVAKSLPGFNKRFSGNFRTSEEGADTVIWLALQPKEKLVSGGFYFDRAEAPKHLKLAATSKSHVIIDSITDTLRSMLASSPE; this is translated from the exons ATGAAAAATGCAACATTGCACATTGAAATTCACCTATCCATTAGAGCACTAACCATGTTCTTTCTCAAG ACGTGGAGAGCATCTGTATTTGGAGTTTACGGGTACTTGAATTTCACCAGAAATGGATTCTT GGAGCACTCCAAGAAATTCCAACCAGAAGATATGCAAATGCGGATAGAGGGGAAGAACTGCATAGTCACAGGAGCAAATTCTGGCATTGGCTTTGCAACTGCCGAGGGTCTTGCATCACG TGGGGGAACTGTCTATTTGGTGTGCCGTAACAAGGAGAGGGGAGAAGCtgctctttcaaaaattcaGTCTTCAACAGGCAATCAAAATGTTCATTTGGAG ATTTGCGATCTTTCATCCATCAGTGAGATCAAGTCATTTGCATCCAGATTCTCTTCAAAGGATGTTCCAGTTCATGTTCTT GTCAACAATGCTGGAGTGCTAGAGCAAAAACGAGTCACCACATCTGAAGG ATTTGAGTTGAACTTTGCTGTAAATGTATTGGGCAATTATGCCACAACGGAATTAATGTTGCCTTTGCTGGAGAAAGCTGCACCTGATGCTCGAGTCATCACAGTTTCCTCTGGTGGAATGTACACTGCTCCCTTGACCAGTGATCTGCagatg TCTAGtgatggaaattttgatgggTTAGAGCAATACGCTAGAAACAAGCGAGTTCAG GTGGCGCTAACAGAAAAATGGCCTGACATGTACAAGAACAAAGGGATTGGGTTCTACTCAATGCACCCAGGTTGGGCTGAGACACCTGGAGTAGCTAAGAGTTTACCTGGTTTTAACAAAAG GTTTTCGGGAAATTTCAGAACTAGTGAAGAGGGTGCGGACACAGTTATATGGTTGGCTTTACAGCCTAAAGAGAAGTTGGTATCTGGTGGTTTCTACTTTGATAGGGCTGAAGCACCTAAACACCTAAAGTTAGCAGCTACTAGCAAGTCTCATGTGATAATAGACTCCATCACTGACACTCTTCGTTCCATGTTAGCCTCCTCTCcggaataa
- the LOC18592708 gene encoding probable choline kinase 1: protein MAIKKNGFIPSSAPEELKKVLKAVASEWGDMIEDMEEFHVIPLKGAMTNEVFQINWPTKHGDLHQKVLVRVYGEGVEVFFDRDDEIRTFECMSKHGQGPRLLGRFADGRIEEFIHARTLSAADLRDPEISALVAAKLREFHNLHMPGPKDVLLWERLRTWLSQAKKLCSPEDAKEFGLDILGEEISMLEKELTQGSQDIGFCHNDLQYGNIMMDEETRAITLIDYEYASYNPVAYDLANHFCEMAANYHSETPHILDYSIYPDLEERQRFISAYLTPSGNEPGEAEVAQLLNDAEKYTLANHLFWGLWGIISGHVNKIDFDYMEYARQRFQQYWLRKPLLLGS from the exons ATGGCTATAAAGAAAAACGGGTTCATTCCAAGTTCTGCACCAGAAGAACTGAAGAAAGTTTTGAAAGCAGTGGCATCCGAATGGGGAGATATGATAGAAGATATGGAAGAATTTCATGTGATTCCTTTGAAGGGGGCTATGACTAACGAGGTTTTTCAGATAAACTGGCCAACAAAGCATGGTGATCTTCATCAGAAAGTGTTGGTCCGGGTTTATGGTGAGGGTGTGGAAGTGTTCTTCGATAGGGATGATGAGATTAGGACCTTTGAGTGCATGTCAAAGCACGGTCAGGGACCTAGGCTTCTTGGGCGGTTTGCAGATGGAAGGATTGAGGAGTTCATTCATGCCAGG ACACTCTCTGCTGCTGACCTCCGTGACCCTGAAATATCTGCTCTTGTAGCAGCTAAATTGAGAGAGTTCCACAATCTTCATATGCCTGGTCCAAAAGATGTACTTCTCTGGGAGAGATTGAG GACATGGCTTAGTCAGGCAAAGAAATTGTGTTCCCCAGAAGATGCAAAAGAATTTGGCTTGGACATTCTAGGAGAGGAAATCAGCATGCTAGAGAAAGAGTTAACACAGGGTTCTCAAGATATTGGGTTTTGTCACAATGATTTGCAATATGGTAACATAATGATGGATGAAGAGACAAGAGCAATTACCCTAATC GACTATGAGTATGCAAGTTACAATCCTGTTGCTTATGATCTTGCAAATCACTTCTGTGAGATGGCAGCAAATTATCATTCTGAGACACCCCATATTTTGGACTACAGCATATACCCTG ATCTGGAGGAGCGCCAAAGATTCATCAGTGCATATCTCACCCCTTCAG GTAATGAACCTGGTGAAGCTGAAGTGGCGCAGCTACTTAATGATGCAGAGAAGTACACTCTTGCTAATCATCTGTTTTGGGGCTTATGGGGAATTATCTCG GGTCATGTAAACAAGATAGACTTTGACTACATGGAGTATGCAAGGCAGAGGTTTCAGCAGTACTGGTTAAGAAAGCCCTTGCTCTTAGGTTCCTGA